One genomic region from Kiritimatiellia bacterium encodes:
- a CDS encoding DUF4340 domain-containing protein: MKPRTLVLLAAALIVLSIAAYWSQQRDLAAQQASEVGSRLLKLEDINQVVRVDLISGTQSVSIARTGEGWVNRSRWDYPARFETLAAFLRDLDRLRVAEVIRGGAEILPDVGLVDDGTNTPLIVRLYTEASVDPADELTIGKPRAATAMAQGFSLPDSRFMRRARGPVVLAEPFIQDVPRRASDWIRATVLDIKASEIRRMMAVPSNDFMYAIIRADDSSYIGEGSLHGVSINTAGAESWFRAFQGIMARDVADPATARESLGYDSADLAVAHLTNGLVVRVHIGATAGDEGRRYAWLDFDYEGPAEGEENDHEGFANARAELERYRKDLGKWTFVLDDSQVRRLLFFRDQLVAAPAPSEGPPPTNQETSEGSQGNTPPDPAAAPDDAPTPESAPLEPSAEADASTESDSPAAGVESP; this comes from the coding sequence ATGAAACCCCGCACGCTCGTCCTTCTTGCCGCTGCGTTGATCGTGCTTTCCATCGCCGCGTATTGGAGCCAGCAGCGCGACCTTGCCGCGCAACAGGCCTCTGAGGTCGGCTCGCGCCTGCTCAAACTTGAGGATATCAATCAAGTTGTGCGTGTGGACCTGATCTCGGGCACTCAGAGCGTTTCGATCGCTCGCACCGGCGAGGGCTGGGTCAACCGGAGCCGGTGGGATTATCCCGCCCGCTTCGAAACCCTCGCCGCCTTCCTGCGCGATCTAGACCGTTTGCGCGTCGCCGAGGTGATTCGGGGCGGCGCGGAAATCCTGCCCGATGTCGGGCTGGTTGATGATGGAACCAACACGCCGTTGATTGTGCGACTGTACACCGAGGCGTCGGTTGATCCGGCGGACGAATTGACCATCGGCAAACCGCGCGCTGCCACCGCGATGGCACAGGGCTTCTCGCTCCCGGACAGCCGATTCATGCGCCGCGCTCGCGGACCTGTTGTTCTTGCAGAGCCCTTTATACAGGATGTGCCGCGCCGCGCTTCCGATTGGATTCGCGCCACCGTGTTGGACATCAAAGCCTCGGAAATACGGCGTATGATGGCCGTGCCGTCGAACGATTTCATGTATGCGATCATTCGGGCGGACGATTCATCGTATATCGGGGAGGGCTCTCTGCATGGCGTTTCGATCAATACGGCCGGTGCCGAGTCTTGGTTTCGTGCCTTTCAGGGCATCATGGCGAGGGATGTCGCAGATCCGGCGACCGCGAGGGAGTCTCTCGGCTACGACTCGGCAGATCTGGCTGTGGCGCACCTGACGAACGGGCTCGTGGTCCGCGTCCATATTGGCGCGACGGCAGGCGATGAGGGCCGCAGGTATGCCTGGCTCGATTTTGATTACGAGGGTCCCGCGGAGGGAGAGGAAAACGACCACGAGGGGTTCGCCAACGCGCGTGCTGAACTAGAGCGATATCGCAAAGACCTCGGCAAATGGACATTTGTGCTCGATGACTCCCAAGTTCGGAGGCTCCTCTTCTTCCGCGATCAGTTGGTGGCGGCGCCTGCGCCGTCCGAGGGACCGCCCCCGACAAACCAGGAGACATCGGAAGGGTCGCAGGGAAACACGCCGCCGGATCCAGCCGCCGCGCCGGATGACGCCCCGACCCCCGAATCGGCGCCACTCGAACCTTCCGCCGAGGCCGACGCATCAACCGAATCAGATTCCCCGGCCGCCGGTGTTGAAAGTCCGTGA
- a CDS encoding ABC transporter permease subunit: MKPALAILAREWRAYFNSPVAYVFLVIFLMLTSFFTFNVSRFYEAGQASLDRFFFWHPWLYLVLVPAVAMRLWAEERRAGTLELLLTLPVTTAQAVLGKFLAAWLFVLLALALTFPVVITAFYLGDPDPGPIVTGYLGSALLAGAYLSVGALTSALTRNQVISFILAAVIGLFLLLAGFSPVTDLLHAVAPSWLVAVIAGFSFTTHYEQMQRGIIDARDLIYFASVIAFMLLATNVALNNRKTK, from the coding sequence ATGAAACCGGCACTGGCCATTCTGGCGCGCGAGTGGCGGGCGTATTTCAACTCGCCGGTCGCATATGTCTTTCTGGTCATCTTCCTCATGTTGACCTCGTTTTTCACCTTCAACGTGAGCCGTTTTTACGAGGCGGGTCAGGCATCGCTAGATCGGTTCTTTTTCTGGCACCCCTGGCTCTACCTCGTCCTCGTTCCAGCGGTCGCGATGCGGTTGTGGGCGGAAGAACGGCGGGCGGGCACGCTTGAGCTGCTCCTCACGCTGCCGGTCACCACGGCACAGGCCGTCCTCGGGAAATTTTTGGCCGCGTGGTTGTTCGTGCTGCTGGCGCTCGCGCTGACGTTCCCCGTGGTGATAACAGCTTTTTATCTTGGCGACCCCGATCCGGGTCCCATCGTCACCGGCTATTTGGGCAGCGCGTTGCTGGCGGGGGCCTATTTGTCGGTCGGTGCGTTGACCTCGGCGTTGACGCGGAATCAGGTCATCAGCTTCATCCTCGCGGCCGTGATCGGGTTATTCCTGCTCCTCGCGGGCTTTTCTCCGGTGACCGACCTTCTGCATGCCGTCGCGCCGTCGTGGCTCGTTGCCGTGATTGCAGGATTCAGCTTCACCACGCACTACGAACAAATGCAACGCGGGATTATTGACGCTCGCGACCTCATCTATTTTGCGAGCGTGATCGCCTTCATGCTGCTGGCGACAAATGTTGCCCTCAACAATCGAAAGACGAAGTAG
- a CDS encoding Gldg family protein, which translates to MKPSQAKFLTGAAGLLTALVVLILLNVVASSLRLRADLTEEKLYTLSEGTIRLLEGLQRDVKLKFYFSRSAEDVPPAFKQYGRRIQDLLAEYRDASRGRIEVEVLDPKPDSDAEEWAERYGLAAQRIDPTGENPPVYLGLVALAGARQAAVPFFSPADEPQLEYIISRLIYEASTPVKPKIGLLTTLPVLGTAGTRFGMGRDQEPWLLVQELRAISEVVELSLPLTDIPEDVGTILVIHPRALPEQALYELDQFLLRGGRLAVFVDPICLTELEAYPQPFRDPFSVRSDLNRLTTAWGLSVPEDRVAADNAAATRVSMADGRVDLHRGWLSLRESNLNGRDVTVGSLSLIQIPLGGWIHGEPAEGLTLTPLITLSDQAGSMSAVEASMGAAAGMSSFRREKGPLHVAVRLQGRFKTAFPDGRPGAPEAGEAPGGEGRKAHLSESKTESAVVLVADADLLFDAFAARRLPMFGRGVYQLMNDNLNFAANVLAQLTGGSALIDLRGRAAFDRPFKRVLEMQARAQERWRQEEDKLQEQLRLTQMRLDDLQAAKSEDQKLILTPEQREEIEKFRKQLAETRAQLKEVRKNLRREIEELGLRLKVINIGAVPAMVVLYGLARGLRRRLRAR; encoded by the coding sequence ATGAAGCCATCGCAAGCGAAATTTCTGACGGGTGCCGCGGGGCTCCTCACGGCTTTGGTGGTGCTAATCCTTCTCAATGTCGTGGCGAGCAGCCTGCGGCTGAGGGCGGACCTCACCGAGGAGAAGCTATACACGCTCTCTGAGGGAACGATCCGGCTGCTGGAAGGGCTTCAGCGGGACGTCAAACTCAAATTTTATTTTAGCCGTAGCGCGGAAGATGTTCCGCCCGCCTTCAAACAATACGGACGCCGAATTCAGGACCTACTCGCCGAGTATCGCGACGCCTCGCGTGGACGCATCGAGGTCGAGGTGCTCGACCCGAAACCGGACAGTGATGCCGAGGAGTGGGCGGAGCGATACGGGCTTGCCGCGCAGCGGATCGACCCCACTGGCGAGAATCCGCCGGTGTATCTCGGACTGGTTGCACTGGCAGGCGCCCGCCAGGCGGCCGTGCCGTTCTTTTCGCCCGCCGATGAGCCGCAACTCGAATATATTATTTCGCGTCTCATTTATGAGGCATCAACGCCGGTCAAACCTAAAATTGGTTTGCTGACCACGCTGCCCGTCCTCGGCACGGCCGGCACGCGGTTCGGCATGGGCCGAGACCAGGAACCTTGGCTGCTCGTACAGGAGCTGCGCGCGATTTCAGAAGTGGTCGAGCTTTCCCTTCCTTTGACCGATATCCCGGAGGACGTCGGAACCATCCTTGTGATACATCCCCGCGCGCTGCCAGAACAGGCGCTGTACGAGCTCGACCAATTCCTGCTTCGGGGCGGTCGGCTCGCCGTGTTCGTAGATCCGATTTGCCTGACGGAGCTCGAGGCGTACCCGCAACCTTTCCGCGACCCCTTCTCGGTTCGCTCCGATCTGAACCGGCTGACGACGGCATGGGGATTGTCCGTGCCGGAAGATCGCGTTGCAGCGGATAACGCGGCCGCGACCCGCGTGTCCATGGCCGACGGCAGGGTCGACCTTCACCGCGGTTGGCTTTCGTTGCGAGAATCGAATCTGAACGGACGTGATGTGACGGTGGGCAGCCTGAGCCTGATTCAGATTCCGCTCGGTGGATGGATCCACGGCGAGCCGGCGGAAGGCCTGACCCTGACGCCGCTCATTACGCTGAGCGATCAGGCCGGAAGCATGAGTGCGGTGGAGGCGTCCATGGGCGCCGCTGCGGGAATGTCCTCGTTCCGACGCGAAAAGGGGCCACTCCACGTGGCCGTTCGACTGCAGGGCCGGTTCAAAACGGCGTTTCCGGATGGACGGCCCGGCGCGCCGGAGGCCGGAGAGGCGCCGGGTGGAGAGGGTAGAAAGGCGCATCTCTCCGAAAGCAAAACAGAATCGGCGGTCGTCCTGGTTGCGGATGCCGATCTTCTTTTCGATGCGTTCGCTGCGCGGCGTCTGCCCATGTTCGGGCGCGGTGTGTACCAACTCATGAATGACAACCTCAATTTTGCCGCGAATGTTCTCGCTCAACTGACGGGGGGATCCGCGCTGATCGACCTAAGGGGTCGCGCGGCGTTTGACCGGCCGTTCAAGCGGGTGCTCGAAATGCAGGCGCGCGCGCAGGAGCGCTGGCGCCAGGAGGAGGATAAACTCCAGGAGCAACTGCGGTTGACCCAAATGCGACTCGATGACCTTCAAGCAGCTAAATCTGAAGATCAAAAATTAATTCTGACGCCGGAACAGCGCGAGGAGATTGAGAAGTTTCGCAAACAGCTTGCCGAAACGCGCGCTCAACTGAAGGAGGTTCGCAAGAACTTGCGGCGCGAGATCGAAGAGCTCGGGCTTCGGCTCAAGGTCATCAATATCGGCGCCGTGCCGGCGATGGTGGTCCTCTACGGCCTCGCGCGCGGCCTGCGCCGACGGTTGCGCGCGCGCTGA
- a CDS encoding LamG domain-containing protein produces the protein MAAAGIFLAVPAAQAQTSHYSLRFYGTGVGPPGDQDRVKIPINSPGNPLNVGDDFTIEFWMRCRAADNNGVVYDTNNGDGWITGNVVVDRDVFFDGDYGDFGVSIGAVGGSRVVAFGLSRTNLGRTIVGTNNVGDDLWHHVAVTRVRSSGLMRIYVDGRLDAQGFGPTGHIGYRVGRPTSYPNSDPYLVLAAEKHDAGAAYPSFNGFLDEFRVWTQALSQAEISNVYWNVLATNTPGLVAYYRFEEGSGTNVYDLTGLSPVGRLIAGVTNNGQWMPRSVDTNWTAPLGPPAPPPPPPPMTNVTIHSVPSGLAIILDGVSDVTPFTRMLPVTNWFTLIAPTNQTLNGTVYVFRCWSDAGPQNRLLFIPVTGLFLRAGYAPLPGGAVDQPVPAANRNVESFSGVNAFQNQYNANCLCAGRENAPSYRYEPAMAFPLAIPAGASIQTATLRLRGFADNSGSPTFIIRAYNVSNIAPFVGGSGPSVTGLYPLTSASVTWSPPAFATHGEYDSPNLAAVIQEVINRPDWSPGNYLGLVVLTANGSGDHWRCWSNQQSGTPPRLLVQFGTSASDTPDIDGDGMHDAWETANGFDCTSASPPDRDSDGDGFPDLHEFVALTDPNNPSDFHRILLAVSTNATDQTITVPTATGRLYRIEASSNVMDSTWIPIATNLQGVGVPIVWVETNSLPARFFRSGVQLAP, from the coding sequence GTGGCTGCTGCCGGCATCTTTTTGGCTGTGCCCGCCGCTCAAGCGCAAACTTCGCATTATTCCCTGCGATTCTACGGCACCGGAGTCGGGCCGCCCGGCGACCAGGATCGTGTCAAAATTCCCATCAATTCGCCCGGCAATCCGCTAAATGTAGGCGATGATTTTACCATCGAATTTTGGATGCGCTGCCGCGCGGCCGACAACAATGGCGTCGTATACGACACGAACAACGGCGACGGGTGGATTACAGGGAATGTCGTCGTAGACCGGGATGTTTTCTTCGATGGCGATTACGGCGATTTTGGGGTGAGCATCGGCGCGGTCGGCGGATCCCGAGTGGTGGCGTTTGGCCTTTCCCGAACAAATCTCGGCCGCACGATTGTCGGCACCAACAACGTGGGGGATGACCTCTGGCACCACGTGGCGGTGACGCGCGTTCGGAGCAGTGGACTGATGCGCATCTATGTCGACGGCCGGCTCGACGCGCAGGGCTTCGGCCCCACCGGCCACATCGGATACCGCGTGGGCCGGCCAACAAGTTATCCGAACTCTGATCCCTATCTCGTCCTCGCCGCCGAAAAACACGACGCAGGAGCGGCCTACCCCTCCTTCAATGGCTTTCTCGACGAGTTCCGCGTTTGGACGCAAGCGCTATCGCAAGCCGAAATTTCCAACGTGTATTGGAACGTTCTCGCGACGAACACGCCCGGACTGGTCGCCTATTACCGGTTTGAGGAGGGCAGTGGAACCAACGTCTATGATCTCACCGGCCTGTCCCCCGTGGGTCGGCTGATCGCCGGCGTCACAAACAACGGCCAATGGATGCCCCGCAGCGTCGACACGAACTGGACCGCCCCGCTCGGTCCGCCGGCACCGCCGCCCCCGCCGCCGCCCATGACCAACGTGACGATCCACTCAGTGCCTTCCGGATTGGCAATTATCCTAGATGGGGTCTCTGACGTCACACCGTTCACGCGCATGCTCCCCGTGACGAACTGGTTCACCCTCATCGCGCCCACCAATCAAACGTTGAATGGGACTGTGTACGTGTTCCGTTGCTGGTCCGATGCCGGCCCGCAAAATCGCCTCCTCTTTATTCCTGTGACCGGTCTCTTCCTTCGCGCCGGCTATGCCCCCCTCCCCGGCGGCGCAGTCGACCAACCGGTGCCTGCGGCTAACCGGAATGTGGAGTCGTTCTCGGGTGTCAACGCCTTCCAGAACCAATACAACGCGAATTGCCTCTGCGCGGGACGCGAAAATGCGCCATCGTACCGCTACGAACCCGCAATGGCGTTTCCGCTCGCCATTCCCGCCGGCGCTTCCATCCAAACCGCGACGCTCCGCCTGCGGGGCTTTGCCGACAACAGTGGATCTCCCACTTTCATCATTCGCGCCTACAACGTGAGCAATATCGCCCCGTTTGTGGGGGGTTCCGGTCCGTCGGTTACCGGCCTTTATCCTTTGACGTCCGCGTCTGTCACTTGGTCGCCGCCGGCGTTCGCCACGCACGGCGAATATGATTCCCCGAACCTGGCCGCCGTAATTCAAGAGGTCATCAACCGCCCCGACTGGTCGCCTGGCAACTATCTCGGACTCGTCGTTCTCACGGCGAACGGCTCAGGCGACCATTGGCGCTGCTGGAGCAACCAGCAATCGGGCACGCCGCCGCGCTTACTCGTCCAGTTCGGAACATCCGCATCGGACACGCCGGACATCGACGGAGACGGCATGCATGACGCTTGGGAAACCGCGAACGGATTTGATTGCACATCCGCATCCCCGCCTGACCGGGACAGCGATGGCGACGGTTTCCCCGACCTTCATGAGTTTGTCGCGCTGACGGATCCGAACAACCCCTCGGACTTCCATCGCATTCTTCTGGCGGTATCAACAAATGCTACCGATCAGACGATCACTGTGCCGACCGCGACGGGCCGCCTGTACCGGATCGAAGCGTCTTCCAACGTGATGGATTCCACGTGGATCCCGATTGCCACAAACCTCCAGGGCGTGGGCGTTCCGATCGTATGGGTGGAAACCAATTCGCTGCCCGCCCGCTTCTTCCGCTCCGGCGTCCAACTGGCGCCCTGA
- the purH gene encoding bifunctional phosphoribosylaminoimidazolecarboxamide formyltransferase/IMP cyclohydrolase produces MKIQRALISVSDKSGILDFAAGLAEFGIELLSTGGTARLLQSAGLPVRDVSEFTGFPEMLGGRLKTLHPKVHAGLLYLRGDIEHERTMQKHGFLPIDLVAVNLYPFEATASKPDISFDAAIEQIDIGGPTMLRSAAKNHAFVTVVTDPADYARVLAEMKQRGGSTSHELRRELAFKVFAQQARYDAAIAAFLAKSIEPRTVPPFVLAFTAGERLRYGENPHQEAIVYREPAVDEACAAHCTLLHGKEMSYNNYLDADAALEAVRELAGRHGVAIVKHTNPCGYATGATLAEAFEAAWAGDPVSAFGSVVAVSSRVDLATAQCTANRFIEVLIAPNYDSDALEFLKAKSRSLRLLQLNAPLAIAKSGASIRQINGGLLVQDRDVESIAQWMVPTAAFFPEEKKALAEFGIKVCKHIKSNAIAIVREYTPGQFMLLGMGAGQPNRVDALRKLALPRAEENIHALYESQRLYGTTLKEFRDQIIRECVLISDAFFPFPDAIEHAAEAGIRYIVQPGGSRKDEEIIAACDRYGIAMAFTGMRHFKH; encoded by the coding sequence ATGAAAATTCAGCGCGCACTCATCAGTGTCTCGGACAAGAGCGGCATCCTCGACTTCGCTGCCGGTTTGGCCGAATTCGGCATTGAGCTTTTGTCGACTGGCGGCACCGCGCGGCTCCTGCAGAGTGCGGGCCTTCCCGTCCGCGATGTTTCGGAATTTACTGGATTTCCTGAGATGCTCGGCGGCCGTCTCAAGACCTTGCATCCCAAAGTTCATGCGGGCCTCCTGTATCTCCGCGGGGACATCGAGCACGAGCGGACCATGCAGAAGCACGGTTTCCTCCCCATCGACCTGGTCGCGGTCAATCTTTACCCCTTTGAGGCCACCGCCTCCAAGCCTGACATTTCGTTCGACGCCGCCATTGAGCAAATTGACATCGGCGGCCCCACGATGCTCCGATCCGCCGCGAAAAACCACGCGTTTGTGACCGTAGTGACCGATCCTGCGGACTACGCGCGCGTGCTCGCCGAGATGAAGCAGCGGGGCGGCTCAACCAGCCATGAGTTGCGTCGCGAACTTGCGTTCAAGGTTTTCGCGCAGCAGGCTCGGTATGACGCGGCGATAGCCGCGTTTCTCGCCAAATCGATCGAGCCGCGCACCGTGCCCCCGTTTGTCCTTGCCTTCACAGCGGGCGAGCGACTCCGATACGGCGAAAATCCCCACCAAGAGGCAATCGTCTATCGTGAACCCGCCGTTGATGAGGCGTGCGCCGCTCACTGCACCCTCCTTCACGGCAAGGAAATGTCCTACAACAACTACCTCGATGCCGACGCCGCTCTGGAGGCGGTCCGGGAGCTGGCAGGACGCCACGGTGTCGCAATCGTCAAGCACACCAATCCCTGCGGGTATGCCACCGGCGCCACGCTGGCGGAGGCGTTTGAGGCCGCATGGGCGGGTGACCCGGTGTCCGCATTCGGCAGCGTCGTCGCAGTCAGCTCGCGCGTTGATCTCGCGACCGCGCAGTGCACGGCCAACCGATTCATCGAGGTCCTGATCGCCCCAAACTACGACTCGGATGCTCTCGAGTTTTTGAAGGCTAAAAGCCGGAGCCTGCGATTGCTCCAACTCAACGCCCCGCTCGCCATCGCAAAATCCGGAGCGTCCATCCGCCAGATCAATGGAGGGCTGCTGGTCCAGGATCGCGATGTGGAATCGATCGCGCAATGGATGGTTCCGACGGCAGCCTTTTTTCCCGAAGAAAAGAAAGCCCTCGCCGAATTCGGCATCAAGGTCTGCAAGCACATCAAATCCAACGCGATCGCGATCGTTCGCGAATACACGCCGGGGCAGTTCATGCTGCTGGGCATGGGCGCCGGCCAGCCCAACCGTGTCGATGCACTGCGCAAGTTGGCGCTCCCCCGCGCCGAGGAGAACATTCACGCGTTGTACGAATCGCAGCGGCTATATGGCACGACCTTGAAAGAATTTCGCGACCAGATTATTCGGGAGTGCGTGCTGATCTCAGATGCGTTTTTCCCGTTCCCCGACGCCATCGAACATGCCGCCGAGGCAGGCATTCGATACATCGTTCAGCCGGGAGGCTCCAGGAAGGACGAGGAGATCATCGCGGCCTGCGACCGCTACGGGATCGCGATGGCATTCACCGGCATGCGTCATTTCAAACACTGA
- the bioB gene encoding biotin synthase BioB has protein sequence MAKAERKIAAVDWDELAERALAGIAPTREEALAILQSDDDDLLALLHAAFRVRRRFHGRDVRLHVLRNAKSGLCRENCAFCSQAIGAYSGVQRYPMQTVEELVEGARKAYELGAVKYCMVTSTRGPSERELDVICEAVRRIKSEMNIKICTSLGILTEAQAVRLAAAGVDRFNHNLETSRAFFPKICQTHTFEDRVQTVKFAKAAGMEACCGGIMGMGETLEDRVDLAFTLRELEVESIPVNFLDPRPGTPLAHLEKMSPVEALKCLCMFRFVNPTRDIRIAGGREVVLRHMQPLALYPANSMFTEGYLTTGGQGYEKDMAMLREAGFKLAELVQE, from the coding sequence ATGGCGAAAGCGGAAAGAAAAATCGCGGCAGTCGACTGGGACGAACTCGCTGAACGAGCCTTGGCGGGCATCGCGCCAACGCGCGAGGAAGCTCTTGCAATCCTGCAATCGGATGACGACGACCTGCTGGCACTGCTGCACGCGGCCTTTCGTGTGCGGCGTCGTTTCCATGGCCGGGACGTGCGCCTGCACGTGCTCCGAAATGCCAAAAGCGGACTGTGCCGGGAGAACTGCGCGTTTTGCAGCCAGGCGATTGGCGCGTACAGCGGCGTCCAACGCTATCCGATGCAAACCGTCGAAGAACTCGTCGAGGGCGCACGTAAGGCCTACGAGCTCGGGGCGGTCAAATATTGCATGGTAACCTCGACGCGCGGACCCTCGGAACGCGAGCTGGACGTGATCTGCGAGGCGGTACGGCGGATCAAATCCGAGATGAACATCAAGATTTGCACCTCCCTGGGGATCCTCACTGAAGCGCAAGCTGTCCGGCTCGCCGCCGCAGGAGTGGACCGGTTCAACCACAATCTGGAAACGTCTCGCGCGTTCTTTCCGAAAATTTGCCAAACGCACACCTTTGAGGATCGGGTACAAACCGTTAAATTCGCAAAAGCCGCAGGTATGGAGGCGTGCTGCGGAGGCATCATGGGCATGGGCGAGACGCTGGAGGACCGCGTCGATCTCGCCTTCACCCTCCGCGAACTCGAGGTCGAATCGATTCCGGTGAACTTTCTCGATCCGCGGCCAGGGACGCCGCTGGCCCATCTCGAAAAGATGTCTCCGGTCGAGGCGCTGAAATGCCTGTGCATGTTCCGCTTTGTCAACCCCACCCGCGACATCCGCATCGCCGGCGGCCGCGAGGTCGTGCTTCGCCACATGCAGCCGCTTGCCCTTTATCCGGCCAACTCCATGTTCACGGAGGGCTACCTGACCACAGGTGGCCAGGGCTACGAGAAGGACATGGCGATGCTCCGGGAGGCTGGGTTCAAGCTCGCGGAACTGGTCCAGGAATAA
- a CDS encoding ATP-binding cassette domain-containing protein codes for MIKVDKLLKRFGPHEAVRGVTFEVRPGDILGFLGPNGAGKTTTMRMITGYLTPTSGSAWVNGFNVAEQPIEARRAIGYLPENAPSYGDMTVEEFLRFIAAMRGFYGASARRRVDETIEKCMLANVRRQPIDTLSKGYRQRTCFAQAILHDPPCLILDEPTEGLDPNQKHVVRTMIRNMAQQKTVIFSTHILEEVEAICTRVIIISDGRIVADSTPSELRQQGTLDEVFRRLTTTADVAEVSR; via the coding sequence ATGATCAAAGTTGATAAGCTTCTCAAGCGATTCGGCCCGCACGAGGCCGTTCGTGGCGTCACCTTCGAAGTCCGGCCCGGGGACATCCTCGGGTTTCTCGGCCCAAACGGCGCTGGAAAAACCACCACGATGCGGATGATCACCGGATATTTGACGCCCACGTCCGGCTCCGCGTGGGTCAACGGCTTCAACGTTGCCGAGCAGCCCATCGAGGCGCGGCGCGCGATAGGCTATCTGCCGGAGAATGCGCCGTCCTATGGCGACATGACGGTCGAGGAGTTTTTGCGGTTCATCGCCGCAATGCGCGGGTTTTACGGCGCGTCGGCGCGCCGGCGCGTCGATGAAACCATCGAAAAATGCATGCTCGCCAACGTGCGGCGGCAGCCGATTGACACCCTTTCCAAGGGGTACCGCCAGCGAACCTGCTTCGCCCAAGCGATCCTTCATGATCCGCCGTGCCTGATCCTGGATGAGCCGACCGAAGGGCTGGACCCCAACCAGAAGCACGTGGTGCGGACGATGATTCGCAATATGGCGCAGCAAAAGACGGTGATCTTCTCCACCCATATCCTCGAGGAGGTCGAGGCCATCTGCACGCGAGTGATCATCATCAGCGACGGGCGGATCGTCGCGGACAGCACGCCGTCCGAGTTGCGGCAGCAGGGAACCCTGGACGAAGTGTTTCGGCGGTTGACGACGACCGCCGATGTCGCGGAGGTGTCGCGATGA
- a CDS encoding universal stress protein, which produces MRRILVPVDFSPGMQDVARFAAKLARAFSADLTLLHVAPPEPDFVSYEPGPDSVRTAVARELSALHHKLHELDRSLEAEGLSVTSLVIQGYTVEKILQEILRLGADLVVMGSHGHGALRHLLVGSVTEGVIRESPVPVVVVPTRPTSRS; this is translated from the coding sequence ATGAGGCGGATCTTGGTTCCCGTGGATTTTTCGCCCGGCATGCAGGACGTCGCGAGATTCGCGGCCAAACTCGCCCGGGCGTTTTCCGCCGATCTCACGTTGCTGCACGTGGCCCCGCCGGAGCCAGACTTCGTGTCCTACGAACCCGGACCCGATTCCGTCCGAACGGCGGTGGCGCGCGAATTGAGCGCATTGCACCACAAGCTCCACGAACTGGACCGTTCTCTGGAGGCGGAAGGCCTGTCGGTGACCTCCCTCGTGATTCAGGGCTACACGGTCGAAAAAATCCTACAGGAAATATTGCGGCTCGGCGCCGATCTGGTGGTGATGGGTTCTCATGGGCACGGCGCGTTGCGGCACCTGCTGGTGGGCAGCGTGACAGAAGGAGTCATCAGGGAATCGCCCGTTCCCGTGGTTGTGGTCCCTACCCGTCCGACCTCTCGGTCCTGA